In Corylus avellana chromosome ca8, CavTom2PMs-1.0, the genomic stretch ATATGAATTTAAACAAAGTACCCCTTATACTTGAAACTTTCTTAGCTGTAAGTACATAGCCTTTGACCAGATATGCAAGATTAACCCCCTCCCATGCgttttgtgaaaagaaaaaaaaaagaaaaaaaaaaaaagaagagaataatgattggtatagaaaagtgaacaagttttttttttttttttttttgtaatgattttttttatttgaataatagtaaaaagtaaattatgtaatataaaaagtgaattgtggaatataaaaagtgataatgttttgaagttaatttttttggaaaaatgaaggaaatagtATTGAGGGGAGAGGAGGAGGTTTACAAACACTGCCTAATTGcatcattttaaatttgttataataTTGCAATATAATTTATCCAAACTAAAATGATATAAAGACTGGATCGGCGTGCGGGAGCCACATTACGtaccttttttaatttatattgcataattcttacatttttatttttggggcaATCAAAATAAATATGGGGTTGGGTCTAGCTATAGTGATTGCATATATACAGGTACAGAAGAATGGGAGGGCCGATATAGGCCATGCCCCCTTCAattcacaagaaaaaaacaaataaaaatttataagataatttttttttccctattggCCCTACCCACTAATAAATGTTTTTGGCCCTCGGCTCCTATTCATACTAATTTCTGCCtccgttatatatatatatatatatatatatatataaaaagtgatCCTTAGAACTCAACATGCATGAATTAATTCTTAGTTGATATCTGGGAAACAGCTAGTGCTTCGAGCAAGTTTTGTTATTGAAGAGTTGTTGGATTCCCTATTCTCACAACTTCTTTTTGCAATATCCCTCATCATGCATGTCAATGAAAGCTTCGGGTTGAGTCTAGTTGTAGCGTTGAATTTCTGGCAAAATTCCCTGTGAGACCCAACTGCTTCTCCCATGGCTACTTTTGGAGCTCGAGCTATTCTTTCTTTCACAGCTTCACAACAAAGACCACAAACCCAGTTTCCCGAATAACATTCTTCAACTTGTCCGATGTATGCCGGGGTGCACTCCTCTTTCAGCCCACAGCATTCGCATTCAGCTTCCACCACAACATTAATGTTTTCCAATTCCTTCTTATATTTCTCTATTTCCACTGATATGTCGGAGACCACCTTTCTCAGCATGTGCTCATTGAtctgtagagagagagaaatatgagGCTCTAACAAAATATATGACAAGAGAAAGAAGCAATGGAACAGTTGAAAACAACAATACCATGATGGAAAAATGATTGGATTCTTGTGTTTTAGTCTCGGATTTTGGTGTCATGTCTTTCTAAAGAAGGTTAAGTCTTCAAAGAAGAAGTATAAATTTATACAGAGAAGATTGAATCTCTGG encodes the following:
- the LOC132190902 gene encoding uncharacterized protein LOC132190902, whose translation is MLPEEDDFGDGEWITLSTLHLTVSTDGWRCALSLKINEHMLRKVVSDISVEIEKYKKELENINVVVEAECECCGLKEECTPAYIGQVEECYSGNWVCGLCCEAVKERIARAPKVAMGEAVGSHREFCQKFNATTRLNPKLSLTCMMRDIAKRSCENRESNNSSITKLARSTSCFPDIN